Proteins from a genomic interval of Solea solea chromosome 10, fSolSol10.1, whole genome shotgun sequence:
- the LOC131467671 gene encoding group XIIB secretory phospholipase A2-like protein: MTRHWPLLAPLLLLLGLFTICAVGQEAGDSAAPPPPPPSSSSSGQASDGAQTQDDDEEWGMGSIRGSFEAVGSYFDSMLEFMGGRDGVCQYRCRYGKAPVPRLGYQMPEPDGCTSYFFGLPVPEGMDMGIPAMTKCCNQLDMCYDTCGSNKYRCDSKFRWCLHSICSDLKKSLGFVSKVEACETVADTLFNTVWTLGCRPYMNSQRSACYCQGEEKDEL, from the exons ATGACCCGTCACTGGCCTCTGCtcgctcctctgctgctcctgctgggGCTGTTCACCATCTGCGCTGTCGGTCAGGAGGCCGGGGACTCTGctgcacctccacctccacctccatcatcatcatcatcaggccAGGCTTCTGACGGAGCGCAGACGCAGGACGACGATGAGGAATGGGGAATGGGCTCAATCAGAGGCAGCTTTGAGGCTGTCGGCAGCTACTTTGACTCTATGCTGGAGTTCATGGGTGGACGTGATGGAGTGTGTCAGTACCGCTGTAGATATG GTAAAGCTCCTGTCCCTCGTCTTGGATACCAGATGCCTGAACCTGATGGATGCACCTCCTACTTCTTTGGACTTCCTGTTCCAGAAGGG ATGGACATGGGAATCCCTGCGATGACCAAGTGTTGCAATCAGCTGGACATGTGTTACGACACCTGCGGCTCCAACAAGTACCGCTGCGACTCCAAGTTCCGCTGGTGCCTCCACAGCATCTGCTCCGACCTCAAGAAGAGCCTAGGCTTCGTGtcaaaggtcgaag CGTGCGAAACTGTCGCCGACACCTTGTTCAACACAGTGTGGACTCTGGGCTGCAGGCCGTACATGAACAGCCAGCGGTCAGCGTGCTACTGTCAAGGAGAGGAGAAAGATGAACTTTAA